The nucleotide window GGCGCGCAGGTGTGATTCGAGTGCGAAGGCGTCCTGGGCCTCGCGCGTCACGCCCCACTGCTGCGCCACCTTCTCGGCCGTCAGGCCCATGCCGTAGGCGATGCCGACGTTCTCGTCGCGCGCGAACACCTCGGGGTTGAACGAGGGCTTGTTGCCGCCCATGGGCACCAGGCTCATGGATTCGGCGCCGCCGGCGATCAGCACGTCTGCCTCGCCCACGCGGATGCGGTCGGCCGCCATCTGGATGGCCGTCACGCCCGAGGCGCAGAAGCGGTTCACCGTCACGCCGCCCACGGGGTGGTCGAAGGCCAGGCCCATGGCGATGCGCGCCATGTTCATGCCCTGCTCGCCCTCGGGGAAGGAGCAGCCGATGATCGAGTCCTCGATGGCCTTGGGGTCCAGCGTGGGCACCTGGGCCATGGCGCCGCGGATGGCGGCCACCAGCAGGTCGTCGGGGCGGGTGTTGCGGAAGTAGCCGCGGCCCGAACGGCCGATGGGCAGGCGCGTGGCGGCAACGATGTAGGCGTCTTGCACTTGTTTCATGGTGAGTGTCCTTCTCAATTTTCCAAAGCGCTTAAGCGCTGCTCCTGGCGCATGCAACTAGCGCACGCCAAGCCAGCAGACGCCGTGGAGCTGGCTTTGCCAGGCCACCGGCGGCGTCCCCCTTCCCGCGCGTAGCGCGAGAGAAGGGGGAAGGCGCGAAGCGACTCAGGGGGATGGTCATTAGTTCCGCACCGGCTTGCCGGTGTTCAGCATGCCCAGGATGCGCTCGTGCGTCTTGGGCTGGGCGATGAGGTGGCAGAACACCTTGCGCTCCAGCGTGAGCAGGTATTCCTCGCTCACCAGGGCGCCCGCGTCCACGTCGCCGCCGCAGACCACGTCGCCGATCATGCTGGCGATCTTGAAGTCGTAGGCGCTGATGAAGCCGCCGTCGCGCATGTTGACCAGCTGGGCCTTGATGGTGGCCAGGCCGCTGCGGCCCGCCACGGGGAACAGGCGCTTGAGCGGGGCGCGCCAGCCGCCAGCGGCCATGGCCTTGGCTTCGTTGATGGCGACGAACAGCACCTCGTCCTTGTGCGGCACGATGATGTCGGAATCCAGCAGGTAGCCGAGCTTGCGCGACTCGATGGCGCTGGTGCCCACCTTGGCCATGGCGGCGCCGGTGAAGCCTTCGGTCAGGAAGGGCAGCAGATCGCGGCTGGTACTCTTGGCCATGTTCTCGGCCGCGCGGCGGGCGATGTAGGTCAGGCCGCCGGCGCCGGGCACCAGGCCCACGCCCACTTCCACCAGGCCGATGTAGCTTTCCATGTGGGCCACACGGCGCGCCGAGTACACGGCCAGCTCGCAGCCGCCGCCCAGCGCCATGCCATGGATGGCAGCGACCACCGGCACCTGCGCGTAGCGGATGCGCATCATCAGGTTCTGCAGCTCCTGCTCCACGCTCTCGATGGCGTCGGCGCCGCCCACCACGAAGGCGGGCATGGTGGCTTCCAGGTCGGCGCCCACCGAGAACGGCGCGTCGCCCGACCAGATGACCATGCCCTGGTACGCGGCCTCGGCCAGCTCGACGGCTTCCACCAGCCCTTCCATCACTTCGGGGCTGATGGCGTGCATCTTGTTCTTGATGCTGGCGATCAGCACCTGGCCGTCCAGCGTCCAGGTGCGCAGCGCGCGCGATTCGGCAATGGTGGTGCCGGCCGTCTGCCAGTCGGGCAGGCTGGCCTCGCCCAGCAGCTTCTCGGGGAACAGCTGGCGCTGGTACACGGGCAGCACGCGGCGCGGCACGAACTTGCCCAGCGCAGGGCTCCACGAACCTTCGGCCGTGTGCACGCCGCCGGCCTGGGCCACCGGGCCCTCGAACACCCATTGAGGCAGCGGCGCCTTGCACAGCGCTTTGCCCGCGTCGATGTCCTCCTGCACCATGCGGGCGACTTCGAGCCAGCCGGCTTCCTGCCACAGCTCGAACGGGCCCTGCTTCATGCCGAAGCCCCAGCGCATGGCCTGGTCCACGTCGCGCGCGCTGTCGGCGATGGCCTCCAGGTGCAGCGCGGCGTAGTGGAAGCTGTTGCGCAAAATGGCCCACAGGAACTGGCCCGGCGCGCCTTCGGCATTGCGCAGCAGTTGCAGGCGCTCGGCGGCGGGGCGCTTGAGCATGCGCGCGTACACGTCGTCGGCCTTCTGGCCGGCGGGCACGTATTCCTCGCTCTCCAGCTCGAAGCGCAGGATGTCGCGGCCCACCTTCTTGAAGAAGCCGGCCTTGGTCTTCTGGCCGAGGTTGCCCAGTTCGATCAGCTTCTGGAGCACGGCGGGCGTGCCGAAGCTGCCGTAGAACGGGTCGGTCTCCAGGCTCAGGTTGTCCTGCAGCGTCTTGATGACATGGGCCATGGTGTCCAGGCCCACCACGTCGGCGGTGCGGAAGGTGCCCGAGGACGCACGGCCGAGCTTCTTGCCCGTCAGGTCATCGACCACGTCGTAGCTCAGGCCGAAGTTCTCCACTTCCTTCATCGTGGACAGCATGCCGGCGATGCCGATGCGGTTGGCGATGAAGTTGGGCGTGTCCTTGGCACGCACCACGCCCTTGCCCAGGCCGCTGGTGACGAAGGCTTCCAATTGGTCGAGCACCACGGGCTCGGTCGTCGGGGTGGGAATCAGCTCCACCAGCGGCATGTAGCGCGGCGGGTTGAAGAAGTGGATGCCGCAAAAGCGCGGCTTGATGGCCTCGGGCAGCGCCTCGCTCAGCTTGGTGATCGACAGGCCCGAGGTGTTGCTCGCCACGATGGCGTGCTTGGCCACGAACGGAGCGATCTTGGTGTACAGGTCGAGCTTCCAGTCCATGCGCTCGGCGATGGCCTCGATCACCAGGTCGCACTCCTTCAGCAGCTTCAGGTGCTCCTCGTAGTTCGCGGCCTGGATCAGGTCGGCGTCCTCGGCCACGCCGATGGGCGAGGGCTTGAGCTTCTTCAGGTTGGCGATGGCGCGCTCGGCGATGCCGCTCTTGGGGCCTTCCTTGGCGGGAAGGTCGAACAGCACCACGGGCACCTTCACGTTGACGAGGTGGGCCGCGATCTGCGCGCCCATCACGCCCGCGCCGAGAACGGCGACTTTTTTCACATTGAATCGGGACATGGTTGTCTTTGAATCCGGGGATGAATGAGGGGGTTACTCCACGCGCTGCCAGGTCTGCGTGCGGCCGAACGGACCGATGGAGCCGCGCACTTCAAGCTTCTTGCCGCCCTCGATGGGGGTCAGGCGCAGGGTGTAGAACTTGCCGTTCTCGGGGTCGAGGATCTTGCCGTCCTCCCACACGTCCTTGCCCTCGGCCTTCTTCGCGTCCTTGATGATGCGCAGGCCCACCATGGGCTGGTCCTTCAGCTCATCGCGACATTCGGTGCACTTGGCGGCGGGGTCTGCACCCTTGCGCAGCAGTTTGTCGATGCGCCCCTCGAGCACGCCGCCGTTGTCGCCGATGCGCACCTCCGACTTGGGCTCGTTGGTCTTTTCGTCGAAGCTGCGCCACAACCCGACCGGGGTCATCTGGGCCAGGGCGGGTGCCGTGATTGCTA belongs to Acidovorax sp. YS12 and includes:
- a CDS encoding enoyl-CoA hydratase/isomerase family protein, with amino-acid sequence MSRFNVKKVAVLGAGVMGAQIAAHLVNVKVPVVLFDLPAKEGPKSGIAERAIANLKKLKPSPIGVAEDADLIQAANYEEHLKLLKECDLVIEAIAERMDWKLDLYTKIAPFVAKHAIVASNTSGLSITKLSEALPEAIKPRFCGIHFFNPPRYMPLVELIPTPTTEPVVLDQLEAFVTSGLGKGVVRAKDTPNFIANRIGIAGMLSTMKEVENFGLSYDVVDDLTGKKLGRASSGTFRTADVVGLDTMAHVIKTLQDNLSLETDPFYGSFGTPAVLQKLIELGNLGQKTKAGFFKKVGRDILRFELESEEYVPAGQKADDVYARMLKRPAAERLQLLRNAEGAPGQFLWAILRNSFHYAALHLEAIADSARDVDQAMRWGFGMKQGPFELWQEAGWLEVARMVQEDIDAGKALCKAPLPQWVFEGPVAQAGGVHTAEGSWSPALGKFVPRRVLPVYQRQLFPEKLLGEASLPDWQTAGTTIAESRALRTWTLDGQVLIASIKNKMHAISPEVMEGLVEAVELAEAAYQGMVIWSGDAPFSVGADLEATMPAFVVGGADAIESVEQELQNLMMRIRYAQVPVVAAIHGMALGGGCELAVYSARRVAHMESYIGLVEVGVGLVPGAGGLTYIARRAAENMAKSTSRDLLPFLTEGFTGAAMAKVGTSAIESRKLGYLLDSDIIVPHKDEVLFVAINEAKAMAAGGWRAPLKRLFPVAGRSGLATIKAQLVNMRDGGFISAYDFKIASMIGDVVCGGDVDAGALVSEEYLLTLERKVFCHLIAQPKTHERILGMLNTGKPVRN
- a CDS encoding DUF2147 domain-containing protein — encoded protein: MRQALAAIALVAITAPALAQMTPVGLWRSFDEKTNEPKSEVRIGDNGGVLEGRIDKLLRKGADPAAKCTECRDELKDQPMVGLRIIKDAKKAEGKDVWEDGKILDPENGKFYTLRLTPIEGGKKLEVRGSIGPFGRTQTWQRVE